The genomic window TATGGAAGGACACCCAAGCCATAACTGCAAAAAACACGGCTACGCGCAAACTAGGCAATGAATCCTTAACGCACCAGCCCAATGAGCCCTCTTCCCCCATCGGCGGAGGCCTGCCGCAATGAGCTGCTCAACCGGCTAGCGCGAGAGGCCTACCGCCATGGAGACTTCACCCTGGCCTCTGGTCGCCAAAGCAACCACTACGTGAACTGCAAGCCAGTCAGCCTCAGTGGATCTGGCCTGGCGTTGCTCGGCCTGGCCTTACTCAAATATGTAGAGCCCGATGCTGTTTGTGTCGCTGGCCTCACCCTCGGCGCCGATCCCTTGGTGAGTGCAGTAGCGATGGCAGCAGCACAAGCGGAACGCACTCTCAATGCGCTAATCGTGAGAAAGCAAGCCAAAGGCCATGGCACCGCTGCTTGGCTTGAAGGTCCACTACCTCCCAGCGGTGCACGCATCACCGTTTTGGAAGACGTTGTCACCACAGGCGGATCGTCACTCAAAGCCGTGCAACAGCTGCGTGAGACGGGCTATCTGGTGACACGCGTCGTCACGATCGTCGATCGACAAGAAGGTGGTGAAGAAGCCTTGAATGCTGCTGAGTTAGAGCTTGTCAGTTTGTACCAGCTCAATCAGGTCGCTGAGCGGGCCAGACAGCTGGAGACAGAGACATGAGCAGCTCGAGCAAGCAACGATGGGACGCCCTTAAACCCCTATTGAGGCTGGAGGGTTCTGGTAGTCGAGACTTTCTTCACGGCCAGACCAGTGCCGATCTGCTGGCTGCCGAAACAGGCTCCCTGCTGCGCTGCTGCTGGCTCACCGCCACAGGAAGGGTGCGGGCGCTGTTGGAGATTCGTCTGGATGAAAGAGGTGCAGATGTGCTTGTTCTCGCCGGCGATCACAACGCCGTCGCGACGGGATTTGAACAGGTGATCTTCCCTGCAGACCAGGTTCGACTGAAGCCGAGCAAGCCAATTCGACGCCTGCAGATACTGGCCCAACTCAAACAGGAGCAAACTCCTGAGGTGACCTGGCTGCTGCCAGACGAACCACTGCCAAAGCAATGGGCTGCTATGCAGCAGGCCAGTGCAGATCAAATTGAAAGCTGGCGACTCAAGCAAGGCCTGCCCCTTGAACCTGGTGAAATCAATGGCGATACAAACCCGTTTGAACTGGGACTAACCGCATGGGTGAGTCTCAGTAAGGGTTGTTACTTGGGGCAGGAAACCTTGGCCAAGCTGGCCAACAGCGGTGGTATCAAACAACAACTGCGCTACTGGCAAGCCAACCGCCCGATTGCCGTAGGCCAAAAACTAATCAATCTTGAGCCAGAGGCAGGTGTCAACAATCGAGCAGGGGTCATTACTTCAGTGATGCAAGACCAAGCCTCAACAGGCAGCCATGGCTTGGCCTTGGTGCGCCGCAAGTCGCTAACAGAGGCTGAACTATGCCTGGCGGAAGACTCAACAAGAGTGCGCCTCTCCATTCCTACGGGATTTGTGACTCCACCCATGAATGACTGAACATGGCTTGACGATGCCCAGCTACTCGTCTTGCTTTAACAGCTCGTCTTGCTTTAACAGCCATGCCGCCACGGCCCAAGTGGCGAGACAATCATCGTGGTTGTAATCAAAGATCCAACGCAGGGAATAGGAACTGCCGCGATCTTGAAGACCTGAACCACGCCACTGGCGCCACCAAAGCAGAGCTCGAGCCCCATCGACACCCACCTGACGCCAACAAAATCCCAGCCAACTCGCCACGCACTTCAACCCATAGCTGTTTAAAGGCAATCGCCAAGAACGCCGCACCCGATCGTGCACATCAATCATGCGCTTGCTCAGTGCACTCAACTCAGCCGCGTCAACTCCCTGCCGCTTAGCCATACGGCGAAGAGCTAGAGACTCCGTTTCGCCGTAATGCATCACTGGCCAGTCGGGATAACTCTTCAGCATGCGTTGCAACCGCTGCCAGCAACGTGCCTCGCCGTGCTCATAAAGCACCAAAAAGGGGTGATACTGCGCGCCCTCTAAATCCCAACTGCCATCTGGCCTGCGGCCCAGCCGGACAAAACCATGCAGAAAATCATCGCGAGCATCTGGATCAGATTCGATGTCGTACAACAACACGCCAGGGGCAGTGGCCAGTTCCGGTAAAGCTGATGCGGAGTCCAAGCGCTCATAACGACCATCCCGCTGAGCCCGGGCCTGAGCGACAAGCTCACAAGCCACTTCCCCGTGCTGCTCACCGAAATGTTGCAAACGACTTCCGAGCTCATTCGGATCGGCTGCCGCTAAATCCTGCAAACCAAGGATCCCCAGTTCCTGAAGCATCTGCCGTCGACGAGTCCCGATACCGCTCACCTCACTGAGATGTCCCTCTACAGAAGCCACGGCATTGCAAACACCTCGCCAGGAACACAACTTGCACTTACGCCGATCAGCAACCAAAGGCGGAGGCTCACTCAGCTCGAGGTCTGCGGCCAACTTGACCAGGACATCATCAAGCTGCCGCTGCAGCCCGCCCAGCAATGAAACTCGTTCCATGTGAAGACTGCGACCAGCTCCGGCCAAAGCCAAGCCTTCAGGCACGGGAGCCGACTGCAGCGGTGCCAATAAACGACCAGCAAGGGCCAAAGCCAAGCGATGCTCTCTGGTCAAGCGTCGACCCTGACGTGCAAGCACCGGTCGGTAAGCAAATGCCCCCCAACGACTTTGCCCCTCGACCCTCTGCAGCAATGGCGGATGGGCCTCCAATAACTGCCCCGCAGGACCAACCCCCTTAAGCCTCAGCCCCACAACCCCTGGGCAGCCTTGACTGCAACCGTCTAGACCCCTGCATGGTTTGCGCGGCAACAAAGCAACAAAGTTGCGCTGCTGATCATCAAGTTGCAGAGTGCGGTGAGCAGTCCAGAGCCGTTGCTCTCCATCGCCATAAAGGTCTAACCAAGCCCTACGACGACAGCGCAGCCAACTACGCAGCAAGCGATCAGTCAGAACGTTGGCAGCGAGAGGGGTGGCACCCATCAGCCGACGTTACGGTGGCTGCCTGCTAGATCCAGTCCATTAGTTGATCATTTATGGCATCGGCCCCCCTGCCGCTGGCCGCGGCCCCCATCCACTTCGGTACCGACGGTTGGCGCGGGGTCATCGGCGTAGATATCACAGTCGAAAGGTTGTTAACCGTTGCTGCTGCTGCTGCACAGGAGCTGGCCTATCGCGCACCCACAGAACTCAAAAGCCGCTCAGTGATCATCGGCTACGACCGCCGCTTTCTAGCTCCGGAAATGGCAGAGGCCATTGCTGCCGCCGTGCGCGGCTGTGAGCTGGAGCCCTTACTCACCGAAACGCCTGTGCCGACACCTGCCTGCAGCTGGGCAGTCGTTCAACATCAGGCCATTGGCGCCTTAGTGGTGACAGCCAGTCACAATCCGCCGGAATGGTTAGGGCTAAAAATCAAGGGGGCCTTTGGCGGCTCAGTGGAAGACACTTTCACCGCAGCGGTGGAACAGCGACTTGCTGCCGGAGGGATCTCAGTACCCATCAATGGGATTACCAAGCGATTTGATGGGCGTGGACAGCATCTCAAAGGATTGCGAGAGAAGCTCGATTTAACGTCTCTGATCAAGGGCCTGCAGAAGATGGGGCTCAAGGTCATCATCGATCCGATGCACGGTTCAGCAGCGGGTTGCATTGCCGAGCTACTGGACCCGCACAACCAGGGCTTGGTTCAAGAAATTCGCGCCCAGCGCGACCCGTTGTTCGGCGGCAACCCGCCCGAACCCCTCGCCCCATATCTGAGCCAGCTGATCGCAGCTGTGCAGGCCTCCAGCGCTACCGGACAACCCGCCGTGGGTCTTGTGTTCGATGGCGATGGCGACCGCATTGCAGCCATAGATGAAGCTGGCAACTTCTGCAGCACCCAGCTGCTGATGCCCCTCCTGATTGACCACCTCGCCCGAGCCAAACAACTGCCAGGCAAGGTTGTAAAAACCGTGAGTGGCTCTGACCTGATGCGTCTAGTTGCTGAGGATCTAGGCCGGGAGGTGCTGGAACTACCGGTTGGTTTCAAATACATCGCCGCTGAAATGCTCAGCGGCGATGTGCTGGTGGGAGGTGAGGAATCAGGAGGGGTGGGCTTCGGAATGCACCTACCTGAAAGGGATGCCCTCTTTGCAGCCCTGCTTGTACTGGAAGCACTTGTGGAGGGAGGGCAGCCCCTCGGCGCACGCATGAAAGCCCTGCAAGAGCGTTGTAGGGGGAGCAGTTTTTACGAACGCTTCGATCTACGCCTTGCTGACATGGACTCGCGACAACGACTAGAAACTCTGCTTGAGCAAACCCCTCCAGCCACAGTTGCTGATCAACCCGTTCAGACCGTGATCCGTACAGATGGCGTGAAATTTCGACTTGGACCTAGCCACTGGTTGATGCTGCGTTTCTCCGGCACCGAACCCCTGCTCAGGATCTACTGCGAAGCTCCCAGCGAGACAGACGTCAAAGCAGCTCTGAACTGGGCAAAGCAGCTCGCAGAACGAACATGAGCAGCAATGAATTGACAGAGCGGGTGCTGGTGATCGCTAGCGGCAATGCTGGCAAAATTCGCGAGTTCCGTCAGTTGCTGGCTCACCTGCCGCTCAGCGTGCAAGCCCAACCCAAAGATCTTGCCGTGGAAGAAACAGGCCAGACCTTTGCAGAAAATGCACGCATCAAGGCCTTGACAGTTGCTCAAGCCACGGGGCAATGGGCCCTCGCAGACGACTCCGGACTCAGCGTAGAGGCACTGGCAGGCGCCCCTGGGGTGTATTCAGCCCGCTATGCCGCGAGTGATGCCCTAAGGATTGAGCGCCTACTACAAGAACTCAAAGGGATCGATGATCGCCGCGCTCACTTCAGCGCTGCTCTTTGCATCGCATCTGAGACGAATGAAGTTTTACTGGAGGTCGAAGGCCGCTGCGAAGGTTTAATCACCCACGCAGCTCGAGGAGAAAAGGGCTTCGGCTATGACCCGATCTTCGAAGTCGACGCAACCGGCACAACCTTTGCAGAGATGACTATTGAGCAAAAACGCCAATGGAGCCACAGAGGTTGCGCCTTTGCCCTGTTAGATCCAGCCCTGCAAGAACTGCTCCACAAACAAAACAAGCCCTAAACGCGAGACCACCGAATCGCTAAACAATCAATCCACTCTCAACTAAGGAATTGAGCAGATCGCTTGATGGTGTTGATCTGAAGCAAGGCAGCCAAAATGATCCCCAACAAAGCAAGGCTGCCGTAGGTCAACACCACCAGAGTTGTATTGCCAGGGGTCGATACCTGCAGCAATACCCCAGAGAGCATGATCATCAACGCTCCCATCAACGTGCCTGCTGTATTCACAAAAGCGACAACAAGAGCCGTTTGAGCTGGAGGAGCTTCAGCTTCTGCAAGAGGAAAAGCCAAAACACTCGTACCAAGGCCCAGACCAAGAATGGCTCCAGCCAAAATCAAAACGATGACGGATTGAGGGTTGGTCGCCACCAAGACCAGCAGAGCGGCGGCGGCGCTGCAGCTGCCCGCCAACAAGATGGGAGCACGCCTGGACTGATGACTGCCAAGCCAACCTGCCCCAAGCATTCCTACGGATGTAAAGAGGGAAAGAACCATGCCCACGCCCACCTTGAGGGAACCGCTCCACCCCTCAACCTCGGACAGCAAGCCATATTGACAAAAGCCAAAAAGAGTTCCAGCACCCCAGGCATAAATCAAGGCCGCATGAACAACCTTCTTGATGGCATCGGCACTCCAGCGCCCTGAATGATCAGCAACTTGGCGTTCGCGGATCGATTGGCTTGGCTTTGCACGACTCTGCTGCGAGCTGGCAACAACCACGACAACTAACGGTGTTGCCACCAGCAAAGCCAGCACCATGATCTGCAACGTCACCTGCTGCCGCCAGGAGCCCAAATGGATCAAGACAGGCATCAAGGCAGCCAAGGCGGCGCCAAAACCAAGCAGGCTGTCGGTAGCACCCATCGCCAAGGCAAAACGCTGCGGCGGCAGGGTTCGCCTCGCAAGCAGCCCTGAGGCCGGGAAGGCAACAGCACAAGCAAGACCCATGCCAGCGCGGCTGATGATCAAGCCATCAAGGGTTTCAGCTCGAGCGAAGGCCAAAGTCAGTGCAGTAGCCGTGATGGCGCCGAGTAACAGCCAACGTTCGGCACGGCCACGATCCAACACCCAACCGACAGGAATCTGAACGAGGCCATAGGGCAGCAGGAAGGCTCCCCCCACAACGGCAACATCAGCAGAGGAGAGAGCAAGCTCATCAGCGAGCGATTGATCGAAATATTGAAAGCTCGTTTCAGACCAAACCATCCAGGCCACGAAGAGCAGGCTGAGGATCCAAAGCAAGCGATCGCGCATCAAGTCATTGAAGACATCCAGGAAAATGTATTGGCTGCGAATCTGTTTGTCTTCAAGACAAGCAGTAATCGAGATTCAGCGTGAGCGACTGGCGCGGCTGCGGTGCTTCGTCGGGATTGAAGCTTGAGCTTGCTGCTTTTGAAAAACTGAGCGGGCGTATCGCCCTCCCAGCACGCTGATCAATGCGTAGCAATCTCACCTGCTTGAGGCCAAGTGCATCAGAGGTGGTTTCAGCCTGATGCTTGCCCTGCTTTAGAGCCCTACGCAACAACTGATTCTTCAATTGCTGTTCGCTAGCAAGATCAGCACGTGAAGACATGCCTTGCAAATCAACGCCAGGCAACCTGCCTGCGATCTGAATCAACGCGTCGTAATTGGATCGGCCCACCTCACCACTGACGCTGGTAAAAGCACGCTGCAAGAGTGGTTTGCCGCTATTGCCATCCATGGCATAACTGCGTGGAGCAGGAATCTTTAGATCGCCCAGGCTGAGTGGCCGCACGCGACTGCGAACTGTGGCTAAGCGCTGATTGAGCTGATCCATGGCTGCCGATGAAGTTTTCCCCTCGGCTTCAACTTGCAAGGAAAAACGAAAGCGATCTGAACGCAGCACTCCACTTTCACGAACACTGAGCTGCAGCAAAGTGCCATCACATCGAAGCTCACCAGCATGAGCAGGCGAGCTTGCTAAGCCCATCAATCCACTAGAGCCAACAAGCAAGCCAAACATCAAAGGAGAGCACAACAACCGCATCGAAGCTGAAAACATTTGAGATTCAGATCTCTAATTTAGATCTAGCGCCCTTGAGCCATCAAAGTGTGAATGAATTACATAGCAAAGGCGCCAATTCACAACCAAACATGACTGGAGAGCAATGGATTCCCTTTTACTTTC from Prochlorococcus marinus str. MIT 9313 includes these protein-coding regions:
- the pyrE gene encoding orotate phosphoribosyltransferase, with protein sequence MSPLPPSAEACRNELLNRLAREAYRHGDFTLASGRQSNHYVNCKPVSLSGSGLALLGLALLKYVEPDAVCVAGLTLGADPLVSAVAMAAAQAERTLNALIVRKQAKGHGTAAWLEGPLPPSGARITVLEDVVTTGGSSLKAVQQLRETGYLVTRVVTIVDRQEGGEEALNAAELELVSLYQLNQVAERARQLETET
- a CDS encoding YgfZ/GcvT domain-containing protein; its protein translation is MSSSSKQRWDALKPLLRLEGSGSRDFLHGQTSADLLAAETGSLLRCCWLTATGRVRALLEIRLDERGADVLVLAGDHNAVATGFEQVIFPADQVRLKPSKPIRRLQILAQLKQEQTPEVTWLLPDEPLPKQWAAMQQASADQIESWRLKQGLPLEPGEINGDTNPFELGLTAWVSLSKGCYLGQETLAKLANSGGIKQQLRYWQANRPIAVGQKLINLEPEAGVNNRAGVITSVMQDQASTGSHGLALVRRKSLTEAELCLAEDSTRVRLSIPTGFVTPPMND
- a CDS encoding TM0106 family RecB-like putative nuclease, which gives rise to MGATPLAANVLTDRLLRSWLRCRRRAWLDLYGDGEQRLWTAHRTLQLDDQQRNFVALLPRKPCRGLDGCSQGCPGVVGLRLKGVGPAGQLLEAHPPLLQRVEGQSRWGAFAYRPVLARQGRRLTREHRLALALAGRLLAPLQSAPVPEGLALAGAGRSLHMERVSLLGGLQRQLDDVLVKLAADLELSEPPPLVADRRKCKLCSWRGVCNAVASVEGHLSEVSGIGTRRRQMLQELGILGLQDLAAADPNELGSRLQHFGEQHGEVACELVAQARAQRDGRYERLDSASALPELATAPGVLLYDIESDPDARDDFLHGFVRLGRRPDGSWDLEGAQYHPFLVLYEHGEARCWQRLQRMLKSYPDWPVMHYGETESLALRRMAKRQGVDAAELSALSKRMIDVHDRVRRSWRLPLNSYGLKCVASWLGFCWRQVGVDGARALLWWRQWRGSGLQDRGSSYSLRWIFDYNHDDCLATWAVAAWLLKQDELLKQDE
- a CDS encoding phosphoglucomutase/phosphomannomutase family protein codes for the protein MASAPLPLAAAPIHFGTDGWRGVIGVDITVERLLTVAAAAAQELAYRAPTELKSRSVIIGYDRRFLAPEMAEAIAAAVRGCELEPLLTETPVPTPACSWAVVQHQAIGALVVTASHNPPEWLGLKIKGAFGGSVEDTFTAAVEQRLAAGGISVPINGITKRFDGRGQHLKGLREKLDLTSLIKGLQKMGLKVIIDPMHGSAAGCIAELLDPHNQGLVQEIRAQRDPLFGGNPPEPLAPYLSQLIAAVQASSATGQPAVGLVFDGDGDRIAAIDEAGNFCSTQLLMPLLIDHLARAKQLPGKVVKTVSGSDLMRLVAEDLGREVLELPVGFKYIAAEMLSGDVLVGGEESGGVGFGMHLPERDALFAALLVLEALVEGGQPLGARMKALQERCRGSSFYERFDLRLADMDSRQRLETLLEQTPPATVADQPVQTVIRTDGVKFRLGPSHWLMLRFSGTEPLLRIYCEAPSETDVKAALNWAKQLAERT
- the rdgB gene encoding RdgB/HAM1 family non-canonical purine NTP pyrophosphatase, with amino-acid sequence MSSNELTERVLVIASGNAGKIREFRQLLAHLPLSVQAQPKDLAVEETGQTFAENARIKALTVAQATGQWALADDSGLSVEALAGAPGVYSARYAASDALRIERLLQELKGIDDRRAHFSAALCIASETNEVLLEVEGRCEGLITHAARGEKGFGYDPIFEVDATGTTFAEMTIEQKRQWSHRGCAFALLDPALQELLHKQNKP
- a CDS encoding MFS transporter, which encodes MRDRLLWILSLLFVAWMVWSETSFQYFDQSLADELALSSADVAVVGGAFLLPYGLVQIPVGWVLDRGRAERWLLLGAITATALTLAFARAETLDGLIISRAGMGLACAVAFPASGLLARRTLPPQRFALAMGATDSLLGFGAALAALMPVLIHLGSWRQQVTLQIMVLALLVATPLVVVVVASSQQSRAKPSQSIRERQVADHSGRWSADAIKKVVHAALIYAWGAGTLFGFCQYGLLSEVEGWSGSLKVGVGMVLSLFTSVGMLGAGWLGSHQSRRAPILLAGSCSAAAALLVLVATNPQSVIVLILAGAILGLGLGTSVLAFPLAEAEAPPAQTALVVAFVNTAGTLMGALMIMLSGVLLQVSTPGNTTLVVLTYGSLALLGIILAALLQINTIKRSAQFLS
- a CDS encoding SIMPL domain-containing protein, yielding MRLLCSPLMFGLLVGSSGLMGLASSPAHAGELRCDGTLLQLSVRESGVLRSDRFRFSLQVEAEGKTSSAAMDQLNQRLATVRSRVRPLSLGDLKIPAPRSYAMDGNSGKPLLQRAFTSVSGEVGRSNYDALIQIAGRLPGVDLQGMSSRADLASEQQLKNQLLRRALKQGKHQAETTSDALGLKQVRLLRIDQRAGRAIRPLSFSKAASSSFNPDEAPQPRQSLTLNLDYCLS